CATTTGATTTCCGTTCATTTACAGAGCACCTCCTTATGCGCCCAGTTCTTCGGCGGACAACTGCGACATGGCAATTTCTCGATAGACAGCACAATTCTTTATCAGTTCCTCATGCGTACCGATCCCAACGGCCTTGCCTTCATCCAGAACGACGATCTTATCGGCGTTGCGGATCGTACCGATTCTCTGGGCAACGATCATGCAGGTAACGCCGCCGAGCTTTTCGGCAAGACCTTTTCGCAGCGCTGCATCGGTTTTGTAGTCCAATGCGGAGAAGGAGTCATCGAAAATCAAAATCTCGGGATTTCTCGCCAACGCACGGGCGATTGCCAAACGCTGCTTCTGTCCGCCGGAAACATTGGATCCGCCCTGTGAAATCGGTGCATCTAATTTGCCGGGCAGTTTTTCGACAAATTCACTTGCCTGGGCAAGTTCCAAGGCTTTCTGTGCGTTTTCGTCGGTAGGAACTGCGGCGCTTTCACCGAACAGCACATTATCCCGGATGTCACCGGCAAACAGAACCGCTTTCTGCGTTACATATCCGATACGGTCGTAAAGGGCGTCGAAGGTGTATTCTTTTATATCCTTTCCGTCGATCAGGACCGTGCCGGAGGTCGTGTCGTAAAAGCGAGCTGCCAGGCTGATGAGCGTTGTTTTACCGCTGCCGGTCGCACCGATAAATGCAATGGTTTCACCTTTATTCACCTTAAAGCTGATGTTTTCCAATACATCCTTATCCGAGGTGGGATAGTGGAAGGAAACATCCTTGAACTCGACTGTGCCCACTTCGGGAGCGTTGTCCGATTTTCCTTCCCGTAAGGTGATTTTTGCATTCAGCACCTCATTGATACGCCCGGCAGAAACCTGGGCCGAAGGGAAGAACATTACAATCATGACCATCATCATAATGGACATGATGACATAGGTTGCATAGGTGCCGAATACCATAATGTCACCGAATGTTGCGATCCTCGCTGCGACATCTGTAAGTGCGACCTTTTCCACGATAGATGCGCCTACCCAATAGACGGTCAATGCCAAAGTATTCATAGCGAACGAGACAGCCGGCATAAGCATCGCAAATCCGTGCTGATTGAACAGCTGCGTTCTCATCAATTCGTCGTTGGCCTGCTCAAATTTTTCCGCTTGATATTTCTCGGCATTATAAGCGTGCACCACATTGATGCCCGTCAGATTTTCACGGGATACACGGTTGATGTTATCCGTCAATTTCTGCACACGGCGGACACGCGGCACGATCACCGCAATGACGATTGCCATCATGGCAAGCAGCGCCACGACAAAGCCGGCGGTGATAACAGACAGCGTCCAGCTTTTGTTGATGATCTTTATGACCGCCCAAATCGCCATGATCGGAGATTTGATCATAATTTGCAGGCCCATTGCCACAAGCATCTGGATCTGCGTGATGTCATTCGTCGTGCGGTTGATCAGGCTCGGAACAGAAAACTGCTGCATTTCATACTGACCGAAATCCGCCACCTGATTAAACACCTTTTCACGGATTGTATAGCTGAAGCCTGCGGCAGTCTGCGCTGCCAAGTATCCGCAAATTACCGCAAGCAGAGCGCTTGCGAGCGTGCAGCCGAGCATTTCAAGCCCTGTTTGCCAGATGTCACTCATTGCGCTGCCAGGGGTCTTGATAAGTACTGTCAGGTCGCTCATATAGTCCGGCAGGCGCAGATCAAAATAGATCTGACCCAATACCAGAATGGCGCAAAGCCCGGCAGTCAGCCACTCCTTGCGTTTCATTTTCTTTAATAGCTCAAACATATTGGTTTGCTCCCATAATCTTTGTTGTTTATAATACCGTTAAGTTCGATACTTTGCCATCAGTTCCTTAAACAATTCCTGCGTCGAGGGCGGCGTATAGGTAATAGCGTTGGCCCCGGCCACGATTGTCTCATAGATGCTTTCGTTGGTTTTCCCACCGGATGCAACCAGCGGAACATTCGGAAACTCCGAGCGGATTTTTCGTACAACATTCGGAGTCTCTTTTCCGCAGGCGATATTTAAGATCGCAGCGCCATGCTGCAAACGGCTGGCAATGTCCGTGCCCTCATGCGTCACCGTGATAATCACCGGAATATCTACGGCGTTGCTTACAGCCAGAAGATTCAGATCGGAAATCGGTGCATTCAGCACAACTCCCATAGCACCTTGCGACTCCACGTCCTTCGCCAAGGATACCGTCCTTATTCCCTTGGTCGTCCCGCCACCAACGCCGCAGAACACCGGGATATAAGAGGAGCGAATGATTGCATCGCTGATCGCTTGCTGCGGAGTAAAGGGATAGACCGCAAACACGGCATCGGCGTCACAATTCCGAATAATTGCAAGATCGGTGGTAAAGACAAAGCTTTTGATCCTGCGTCCGTTGATGATAATTCCGCTGGCTTGGAAAACCGCCTCCGGGATCTTCAGAATATGCTGCCGCAAACGGCTGCCGATCTGAGGGATCTGCTCCTTTTTCATTTCTTCCATACTGCATCTCCTGTATTACCAGTCGGAGTTTCTGCGGGCAAAAGCCGCAATAATGCTTTCGATGCCGAACAGGATCAGATAGATTGCCACCATATAGCAGATCGCTCTGAGCGTTACAAAGGAAAGCGCCGGACTAAAGATCATCACAAATCCGAGCACAAGCCCGAGAATGTTCAGAATCAGTGAGAAATAGTAATAAAACGGATTTCCAATCAAACGAATCAGGTTTGTCCTTGTCAGCTCGGATATGCAGTGGGCGATAAACCAAATCGGGAGAAGAATCGTCAGTGCCCATTTCCCGACATTGGGATTGGCGATCAGCATCACGCCGCACATAACGCTTAAAATCCCAGAGATCAACGACAGCATCGGACCGAAGCTGATAAAGCGGGAAAGCCGGGCATATACCACGAGATCTTCAATGCCCATCACAATGGCGATCACGCCGTAAATAACGACCGCTCCCGTCAGCATGCTTTCCGGGCGGATAAAGGCAAAGATGCCAAGCAGGATCAGGAGCACGCCGACGATCAATTCGCTCCATCCAAAG
The genomic region above belongs to Vescimonas coprocola and contains:
- a CDS encoding ABC transporter ATP-binding protein; this encodes MFELLKKMKRKEWLTAGLCAILVLGQIYFDLRLPDYMSDLTVLIKTPGSAMSDIWQTGLEMLGCTLASALLAVICGYLAAQTAAGFSYTIREKVFNQVADFGQYEMQQFSVPSLINRTTNDITQIQMLVAMGLQIMIKSPIMAIWAVIKIINKSWTLSVITAGFVVALLAMMAIVIAVIVPRVRRVQKLTDNINRVSRENLTGINVVHAYNAEKYQAEKFEQANDELMRTQLFNQHGFAMLMPAVSFAMNTLALTVYWVGASIVEKVALTDVAARIATFGDIMVFGTYATYVIMSIMMMVMIVMFFPSAQVSAGRINEVLNAKITLREGKSDNAPEVGTVEFKDVSFHYPTSDKDVLENISFKVNKGETIAFIGATGSGKTTLISLAARFYDTTSGTVLIDGKDIKEYTFDALYDRIGYVTQKAVLFAGDIRDNVLFGESAAVPTDENAQKALELAQASEFVEKLPGKLDAPISQGGSNVSGGQKQRLAIARALARNPEILIFDDSFSALDYKTDAALRKGLAEKLGGVTCMIVAQRIGTIRNADKIVVLDEGKAVGIGTHEELIKNCAVYREIAMSQLSAEELGA
- a CDS encoding beta/alpha barrel domain-containing protein codes for the protein MKKEQIPQIGSRLRQHILKIPEAVFQASGIIINGRRIKSFVFTTDLAIIRNCDADAVFAVYPFTPQQAISDAIIRSSYIPVFCGVGGGTTKGIRTVSLAKDVESQGAMGVVLNAPISDLNLLAVSNAVDIPVIITVTHEGTDIASRLQHGAAILNIACGKETPNVVRKIRSEFPNVPLVASGGKTNESIYETIVAGANAITYTPPSTQELFKELMAKYRT
- a CDS encoding HdeD family acid-resistance protein codes for the protein MKRKNGFGWSELIVGVLLILLGIFAFIRPESMLTGAVVIYGVIAIVMGIEDLVVYARLSRFISFGPMLSLISGILSVMCGVMLIANPNVGKWALTILLPIWFIAHCISELTRTNLIRLIGNPFYYYFSLILNILGLVLGFVMIFSPALSFVTLRAICYMVAIYLILFGIESIIAAFARRNSDW